In Saccharomycodes ludwigii strain NBRC 1722 chromosome III, whole genome shotgun sequence, one DNA window encodes the following:
- the ARO2 gene encoding bifunctional chorismate synthase/riboflavin reductase [NAD(P)H] ARO2 (similar to Saccharomyces cerevisiae YGL148W | ARO2 | AROmatic amino acid requiring), whose amino-acid sequence MSTFGRYFRVTTYGESHCKSVGCIVDGVPPGMELTEADIQPQLSRRRPGQSKLTTPRNEKDKVEIQSGTEFGKTLGTPIGMLVKNEDQRPHDYNDMDNYPRPSHADYTYLEKYGIKASSGGGRSSARETIGRVAAGAIAEKFLHKVSNMEIVAFVTQVGDVKMNRDPLDPKFQHILNTITREKVDATGLIRCPDPSTAGEMIKEIEKYRGNKDSIGGVVTCVIRNIPTGLGEPCFDKLEAVLAHAMLSIPASKGFEIGSGFNGVSLPGSKHNDLFYYDEEEHRLRTKTNNSGGIQGGISNGENIYFSVPFKSAATISQEQHTSTYKGEDGVLAAKGRHDPCVVPRAIPIVEAMAALVMADAVLIQQSREYSISLFKK is encoded by the coding sequence ATGTCTACATTTGGTCGTTATTTCCGTGTCACCACTTATGGTGAGTCCCACTGTAAATCAGTTGGATGTATAGTCGATGGTGTTCCACCAGGAATGGAATTGACTGAAGCTGATATTCAACCACAATTAAGTAGAAGAAGACCGGGTCAATCTAAATTAACTACTCCAAGAAATGAAAAGGATAAAGTTGAAATCCAAAGTGGTACTGAATTTGGTAAAACTTTAGGTACTCCAATTGGTATGCTAGTGAAAAATGAAGACCAAAGACCACATGATTACAATGATATGGACAATTATCCAAGACCATCCCATGCAGATTATACCTATCTGGAAAAATACGGCATCAAAGCTTCTAGTGGCGGTGGTCGTTCTTCTGCTAGAGAAACTATTGGCAGAGTTGCTGCCGGTGCCATTgctgaaaaatttttacatAAAGTTAGTAATATGGAAATTGTTGCTTTTGTTACACAAGTTGGTGACGTTAAGATGAACAGAGACCCATTGGATCCTAAATTCCAACATATTTTAAACACCATAACAAGGGAAAAAGTCGATGCTACAGGCTTAATTAGGTGCCCTGACCCATCAACTGCTGGTGAAATGATTAAGGAGATTGAAAAGTACAGAGGCAATAAAGATTCCATTGGTGGTGTAGTCACTTGTGTCATTAGAAATATTCCAACTGGGTTGGGTGAGCCTTGTTTTGACAAATTAGAAGCAGTATTGGCTCACGCCATGCTATCTATTCCAGCTTCTAAAGGATTTGAAATTGGTTCTGGGTTCAACGGTGTTAGTTTGCCAGGATCCAAACACAATgacttattttattatgatgaagaagaacaCAGGTTGAGAACAAAGACTAATAATAGTGGTGGTATCCAAGGTGGTATTAGCAATGgtgaaaatatttacttttctGTTCCATTCAAGAGTGCCGCAACTATTTCTCAAGAACAACATACTTCCACTTATAAGGGTGAAGATGGTGTTTTAGCCGCAAAAGGTAGACATGATCCGTGTGTTGTTCCAAGAGCTATTCCGATTGTTGAAGCTATGGCTGCTTTAGTTATGGCTGATGCCGTTTTAATTCAACAA